The nucleotide sequence TCGATCACCGCGTCCCACTCGCTCTGAGCGGGCAGCGGCGCGGGCGCCGGGCGGTAGGTGCCGAGTTCGGCGATGGTGCTCTCGACGCGGGCGAGCAGACGCTCGTCCTCGCGCCGTTCGTGGGCGTCCTGCCCGGCGAGGTTGCCGGTGCTGAGGGGGCCTTCCGCGATGGGCTTGAGATGCAGCACCCCAGCGTCCTGCAGGGCCGTGATGACCGCTTCGCTGTCGCGCTTACGCACGGCGATCACGACCTGCTGCATGGGGCTAATCACGGCAGCACCGCCCTCAGAATCTGCTCGGCGGCCTGCTGCACGCGCCCGGCAGCGCGGGCCTGGGTGTCCTGCGCCTGGGCCTGAGCCTGGGCACGGGCTTCTTCGCGAATGCGACCGGTTTCTGCTTCCAGCGTGCGGTCGTGCTCGGCCTGCAACTGCCCGGCACGCGCCTCAGCTTCCGAGACGATCCGGCGGGCTTCCTGCTCGGCGGCTGCGACTTCGCGCCGGGCTTCCTCGCGGGCCTGCTCGATCTGCTGATCGAGGGCGGCTTCGCGACTCGCCAGTTCACTCAAGACTCGACTTGAAACGTCCAACTCCCTCCTCCTTTCCCTTCACTCTTCAGCCAGACCCCAGACGAAAGCCTCATCCGTGGATGAGGTTGCGCGGGTAGGGTGCGGTGAATCCTGATGGCCCGACCTTGTGATGATTGCGTCAGACTCGTCACCATCCTAACACACGCTTAATTCACTCTCTGTGGGGCAGGAGTCCCGGCAGCGGCCCTCCTCACGTGCCTCGTGACCTCCAACCGCGCGTCGCGCCCGCGTTCAGCGCCCCAGGACAGCCTTAATTTTTCTTTCACAAATTGAGGAGGCCACCCGCTGTCCCCCGGTGGGGTGGGTGGCCTTCTGTGTCGCCCGCATTGCGTGGCCTCCCGCCTCAGTCGCCACCCAGAAACACGGGGGCCCCAAGAGTCAGTTCGTGTTCGCTGTACCCCTGTTCGCTGTGGGCGCCGAGGTCCATGCCCGAGACTTCCGACTGGGCCGACACCCTCAGCGGCACGACGAGCGACACCAGCTTGAGCAGCACGAAACTGCCGATTCCGGCAAACGCCAGGGCTGCGACGACGCTGACGAGCTGGGTCATGAACTGCTCGGGCACCGGTTTGCCGCTGCCGGTGGTCCACGCCAGCAGCCCGGTCAGCAGCGCCCCCACGATGCCCGCGACCCCGTGACAGGCAAACACGTCGAGGGCGTCGTCCGGCAGCAGGCGGTGCTTGACCTGCACGGTCCAGTAGCTCGCGCTGGCCCCCAGCAGACCGGTCAGCACGGCGGCCCAGGGCGACACGAAGGCGCACGCCGGGGTAATCGCCACGAGTCCCACCACCAGCCCGGTGGCGGCCCCCACCGCCGTCGGCTTGCCCCCGTTGCGGCTTTCCCAGCCCAACCACGCCAGCATTGCGGCGGCGGGCGCGACCAGGGTATTCATGAAGGCCAGCGCCGCCGTCTGGTTGGCCCCCAGCGCGGACCCGGCGTTGAAGCCCATCCAGCCAAACCAGAGCAGCCCGGCCCCGAGCAGCACCAGCGGGACATTGTGCGGCAGGTGGGTGCGGCGCGGGTAGCCCAGGCGCGGCCCCAGCACCCAGGCCGCCACCAGCGCCGACACCCCCGCCGAGATGTGAATGACCGTGCCGCCCGCGAAGTCCAGGGCGCCGTCCTTGAACAGCCAGCCGTCCGCGCTCCAGACCCAGTGGGCCAGCGGCGAATAGATCAGCAGGCTCCAGAGACCGGCAAACAGCACGAACGCCCCGAAACGCATCCGCTCGACCACCGCGCCCGAAATCAGGGCGACGGCGATGATGGCGAACATGGCCTGAAACGCCGCAAAAACGTACGTGGGCACGGTGCCCGTGAGCTGCCCGGCCAGGCCAGCGAGTCCGGCATGGCTCAGGTCGCCGAACCACGCGCCGCCCTTCCCGAAGGCGAGCGAATAACCGGCCACCATCCACAGCACCCCGACCAGCCCCAGGCTGACCACACTCATCATCATGGTGTTCAGAACGCTGCGGGCGCGGGTCAGGCCGCCGTAAAAGAAGGCGAGGCCGGGCGTCATCAGCAGCACCAGCGCCGCCGACATCAGCATCCAGGCGGTGTCGCCCGTGTCGAGCCGGGGGGCAGCGGCACTGGCAGACGCAGACGAAAGCAGGCTGATGCCAGCCAGCAGCCAGAGCGGTGCAGGGAGTCGGCGGGTCACAGGACTTCTCCCAGGGGAACGGCGCGGGATTCGGTCACGGGCGTGAGCGCCGCGTGGTCCTCCTCGCCGGTGCGGATGCGCACGACGCGCTCCAGCGGCTGCACGAAAATCTTGCCGTCGCCGACCTCCCCGGTCCGGGCGCTGCGGCAGATGGCGGCGATGGCCGGCTCCACGAACGGCTCGCTGACCGCCATGCGCAGTTCCACCTTGTCACGAAATTCGATCATGACCCGCGTGCCCCGGTAGTGCTCGACCAGTTCCTGCTCGCCGCCGTGCCCACTGACCCGGCCCAGCGTGAGTCCGCTGATACCGGCCTGAAACAGAGCCTCCTTGACCTGCTGCACCCGCTCGGGCCGAACCACCGCTGTGATGAGCTTCATACCCTTCCCCCTTTTGGCTGACATTGTGCAGACTTATCAGCCTCTTACCGAGAAGAGTAGATACTTTTTTGCAATTTGTGAAAATAAATCTGGACAAATTACAAAAACGGTCCACCGAAGCGGCTCGGGGGTCCACAGAAACACCCACCGCCTCGGAGGGGTGGGTGCTCATTTGCCGGGGGTGACGGCGGAGGTCTACTCGCGGGCCACCAGAATCACCGCGCAGCCGTCGTGGTCGGCGGTGGTTTCGCGGGGGGTGTCCACCTTGCTCAGCAGGTCCACGTAGCCTTTTTTCTTGAAGACCGTGCGGCTGTTCAGGGCGTCGGCGGTGGCTTCGCGCGTCACCATGAAGTCGCTGAAGGTGCGCCCTTGCCCGGTCACGTTCTGCGCGGCGATCCCGGCCAGAAACACGTAGCCGTCGCCGGATTTCCAGGGACCGAAGAGGCGCAGCCGCTCCTCGCGGGCGCTGCCGACGCCCCTGGCGAAGGCCTGCCCGGCAGGCACCTCGGGCTGAAACGTGCCGTTCAGGTAAGCCTGATACCCGTGCGTGTAGCGGTCACTCGGCTTGAGGCCCACGGCGTCGAGCGCAGCGGTGGCCCGCAGCAGCGCGTCCTGAGGCGTCTTGGCGAACAGGTCGATGAGGACCACGTTGACCGGCTCACGCAGCGCCCGGCCCTGCACCTTCAGGCCGTCCACGTCGGCGCGGGTCCGGCCACGCAGCACCCACAGGCCGGGGTCGCCCACCTGCTCCATGCCCCGGAACACGTCGCCGGGCTGGTCGGCAAAGCCCGGCGTCAACGCCATGCGGATGGGCTGCCCGGTGGCCGAAATTAGCGGCTGGCCCTGGGTCGTGGCCGCAGGCGACGTGCCCTGGGTGGTGGGCGCACAGGCCGTCAGCCCCAGCCCCAGCGCGAGCAGCGGCAAAACGAGAGAAGCTTTTTTCATGCCTTACTTTAGCGTTCCGGCGCCGGGTGCCCGCCCACGCGGGCGCAGGGTGCGCTCACTTTTCAGCCTCCGCTTCGGGGCGGCCTCGGAATGGGTCACGCCCCCCATGCTCGGCGTCAGTCCTCCGCCACCGTCGCCGGAAGCTGCCACTCGACCGGGTCGCGCCCCGCCTTTTGCAGCAGTTCGTTGGTTCTGGAAAAGGGCCGGGTGCCGAAGAAGTACTGCTCGCTCAGCGGCGAGGGATGGCCCGACTCGAGCACCACATGGTTTTTGCCGGTGACCAGCTTCTTTTTCTTGCGGGCGTAGCTGCCCCACAGAATAAAGACGACCCGTTCCTCCTTGGCGTTGACCGCCCGGATGACCGCGTCGGTGAAGTGTTCCCAGCCTTTTCCCTGGTGGCTGTTCGCCTGCCCTGCCCGCACGGTCAGCACCGCGTTGAGCAGCAGCACGCCCTGTTCGGCCCAGGAGCGCAGGGAGCCGTGCTTGGGCGCCACGAAGCCGGGAACGTCCTCGGTGAGTTCCTTGTAGATGTTGCGCAGGCTCGGCGGCACCCGCACGCCGGGGCGCACGCTGAAACTCAGCCCGTGCGCCTGCCCGGGGCCGTGGTAGGGGTCCTGGCCCAGAATCAGCACCTTGACGTCGCCCAGCGGGGTGTAGCGCAGGGCATTGAACACGTCGGGGGCCGGGGGATAGATGGTGTGTTCCTTGCGCTCCTGGCGCAGAAAGTCGGTGAGTTCGTGAAAGTAGGGCGCCGAAAACTCGGAGAGCAGCGCCGCCTGCCAGTCGGCGGGCAGGTTGCCGGGAATGATGGGCTTAGGCGCTTCGGGCGCGAGGCCGAACAGGTCGGGTTGGTCGGTCATGGATGCACTCCTTCGCCGGGCAGTCTGCCGCTTCGGGGAGGGCGATGCTTGCGGCAGGCCTTTCGCTTTTCGTTCGGCTCGCAGGGCCGCTTTCTTGCGGCTGCCGTGCTTGAGGTACAGCCGCCGGGCCTCCTGCTCGAACGCTTGCGTCGCCCGGACCGCGAAGATTCGCTCCCGCGCCCGGCGCATCTCGCGTTCGGCGTCCACCACGGGGGGCGGGTAGTTCAGCCGTCCGGCCCCGCTCCATTCCCAGGGGGCGTGGAGAAAGTCGCCAGGCACGTCGGCGAGTTCGGGCACCCAGCGCCGGATGAACTCGCCCTGCGGGTCCTGCTCGCGCGCCTGCCGGGTGGGGTTGTAGATGCGGACACG is from Deinococcus wulumuqiensis R12 and encodes:
- a CDS encoding V-type ATPase subunit subunit G family protein, with product MDVSSRVLSELASREAALDQQIEQAREEARREVAAAEQEARRIVSEAEARAGQLQAEHDRTLEAETGRIREEARAQAQAQAQDTQARAAGRVQQAAEQILRAVLP
- a CDS encoding ammonium transporter, which codes for MTRRLPAPLWLLAGISLLSSASASAAAPRLDTGDTAWMLMSAALVLLMTPGLAFFYGGLTRARSVLNTMMMSVVSLGLVGVLWMVAGYSLAFGKGGAWFGDLSHAGLAGLAGQLTGTVPTYVFAAFQAMFAIIAVALISGAVVERMRFGAFVLFAGLWSLLIYSPLAHWVWSADGWLFKDGALDFAGGTVIHISAGVSALVAAWVLGPRLGYPRRTHLPHNVPLVLLGAGLLWFGWMGFNAGSALGANQTAALAFMNTLVAPAAAMLAWLGWESRNGGKPTAVGAATGLVVGLVAITPACAFVSPWAAVLTGLLGASASYWTVQVKHRLLPDDALDVFACHGVAGIVGALLTGLLAWTTGSGKPVPEQFMTQLVSVVAALAFAGIGSFVLLKLVSLVVPLRVSAQSEVSGMDLGAHSEQGYSEHELTLGAPVFLGGD
- a CDS encoding P-II family nitrogen regulator; this translates as MKLITAVVRPERVQQVKEALFQAGISGLTLGRVSGHGGEQELVEHYRGTRVMIEFRDKVELRMAVSEPFVEPAIAAICRSARTGEVGDGKIFVQPLERVVRIRTGEEDHAALTPVTESRAVPLGEVL